One segment of Maridesulfovibrio ferrireducens DNA contains the following:
- a CDS encoding fumarate reductase flavoprotein subunit yields MQTIYKDVLIIGAGLAGERAAAEAAGAGLSAVCLSIVPARRSHSAAAMGGMQAALANSIMGEGDSTDVHFSDTVKGSDWGCDQEVARLFADTAPIEMRRLCDWGVPWNRVVPGKSKYFKGGKQFDKEEKEEKRGLITARNFGGTAKWRTCYVSDGTGHSVLYTMDNRCAQLGVEVHDKVEAIALIQDGETCYGAIARSLRTGELVAYIAKATMVASGGFGKIYKASTNAVICDGGVHGAVLDTGVVPLGNMEAVQFHPTGIVPTDILVTEGCRGDGGTLLDVNEERFMHIYEPEKAELASRDVVARWMTHHMREGKGVPSPYGEHLWLDIRHLGEKHITGKLREVYEICTSFLGVDPIHQLIPVRPTQHYSMGGVRTNKDGAAYGLKGLFSAGESACWDMHGFNRLGGNSLAETVVAGGIVGHKIVEFLENYECSIPTAVISSTAAKQQQRIDDIISGANGKENVYRVREAMQDALDKGAHVFRTEEGLTKCVETLQETLQRARKVGLQTDGYGASPELSAALKIEGQVKLALCVAYGALQRKESRGSHNREDYPARNDRDWLTRTLAYWKNPDDDLPTLEYEDATPSYEIPPGDRGYGKMQIISADSKEES; encoded by the coding sequence ATGCAGACTATATATAAGGACGTACTGATTATCGGTGCCGGACTTGCAGGGGAACGTGCAGCTGCTGAAGCTGCGGGTGCGGGACTTTCTGCTGTCTGTTTAAGTATTGTTCCAGCCAGACGTTCTCACTCTGCTGCGGCAATGGGTGGAATGCAGGCGGCTCTTGCCAACAGCATAATGGGCGAAGGTGACAGCACTGATGTTCACTTTTCAGATACCGTAAAAGGTTCTGACTGGGGATGTGATCAGGAAGTTGCACGCTTATTTGCAGACACTGCTCCTATAGAAATGCGCCGCCTCTGTGATTGGGGAGTGCCGTGGAACCGTGTTGTTCCCGGTAAGTCAAAATACTTCAAGGGCGGAAAACAGTTCGACAAAGAAGAAAAAGAAGAGAAGCGCGGTCTGATTACTGCCAGAAACTTCGGTGGTACTGCCAAATGGCGTACTTGTTATGTTTCTGACGGAACAGGTCATTCTGTTCTTTATACTATGGACAACCGCTGTGCTCAGCTTGGCGTGGAAGTTCATGATAAAGTTGAAGCAATTGCTCTGATTCAGGACGGCGAAACCTGTTACGGCGCAATTGCCCGTTCTCTGCGTACCGGTGAGCTTGTAGCTTATATTGCTAAAGCTACCATGGTTGCTTCCGGCGGTTTCGGTAAAATCTACAAAGCTTCCACAAACGCTGTCATTTGTGACGGCGGGGTGCATGGCGCTGTGCTCGATACCGGCGTTGTTCCTCTTGGAAACATGGAAGCTGTACAGTTTCATCCCACAGGGATCGTTCCTACCGATATCCTTGTAACTGAAGGATGTCGCGGTGACGGCGGAACTCTGCTTGATGTGAACGAAGAACGTTTCATGCACATTTATGAGCCTGAAAAAGCCGAACTTGCCTCCCGTGATGTTGTCGCCCGCTGGATGACTCATCACATGCGTGAAGGTAAGGGCGTTCCTTCTCCTTACGGTGAACATCTCTGGCTTGATATCCGTCACCTCGGCGAAAAGCACATCACTGGAAAACTTCGTGAAGTTTACGAAATCTGTACTTCATTCCTCGGAGTTGATCCTATTCACCAGTTGATTCCTGTTCGTCCTACACAGCATTACAGCATGGGCGGAGTCCGTACTAATAAAGACGGAGCTGCTTACGGACTGAAAGGACTCTTTTCAGCCGGAGAATCTGCTTGCTGGGATATGCATGGGTTTAACCGTCTTGGCGGTAACTCTCTTGCGGAAACCGTAGTAGCCGGCGGAATTGTCGGTCATAAGATTGTTGAGTTTCTCGAAAACTATGAATGTTCTATTCCGACTGCCGTTATATCAAGCACTGCCGCAAAACAGCAGCAGCGCATTGATGATATTATCAGCGGTGCGAACGGTAAAGAGAATGTCTATAGAGTTCGTGAAGCAATGCAGGACGCACTCGATAAGGGCGCGCATGTCTTCCGTACTGAAGAAGGATTGACCAAGTGCGTTGAAACACTTCAGGAAACCTTGCAGCGGGCCAGAAAAGTCGGTCTTCAGACTGATGGATATGGCGCAAGTCCTGAACTTTCAGCAGCACTTAAAATTGAAGGACAGGTTAAACTTGCCCTTTGTGTTGCCTATGGAGCATTGCAGCGTAAGGAATCTCGCGGAAGTCATAACCGCGAAGATTATCCGGCACGTAATGACCGTGACTGGCTCACCCGTACTCTTGCTTACTGGAAGAACCCTGATGATGATCTTCCTACTCTTGAATATGAAGATGCAACTCCTAGCTACGAGATTCCTCCGGGAGATCGCGGATATGGTAAAATGCAGATTATCAGCGCAGACAGCAAGGAGGAAAGCTAG
- a CDS encoding fumarate reductase iron-sulfur subunit: protein MARQLKFNIFRFNPQNPESIPHMESYILEETDSMTLFIALNRIREEQDGSLQFDFCCRAGICGSCAMVINGRPGLACHTKTKDFPLEITLTPLPVFKLVGDLSVDTGTWFRSMYNKVESWIHTDKVFDANAIEDPMENDVAEDVYELDRCIECGCCVAACGTARLRDDFMGAAALNRLGRFVVDPRDKRTDKQYFDVIGSDEGIFGCMGLLACEDVCPKNLPLMNQLSYLRRKMGIVAIKQMFKK, encoded by the coding sequence GTGGCAAGACAGCTTAAATTCAATATATTCAGATTTAATCCTCAGAATCCTGAATCCATACCTCATATGGAATCATACATTCTGGAAGAAACTGACAGCATGACCCTTTTTATTGCTCTGAATCGTATCCGTGAAGAACAGGATGGTTCATTGCAGTTTGATTTCTGTTGCCGTGCAGGTATTTGTGGTTCCTGTGCAATGGTTATCAACGGTAGACCGGGACTTGCTTGTCATACCAAGACTAAAGACTTTCCTCTGGAAATAACTCTCACACCTCTTCCGGTCTTTAAGCTGGTTGGAGATTTGTCAGTTGATACCGGAACATGGTTCAGGTCTATGTATAATAAGGTTGAATCATGGATTCATACAGATAAAGTTTTTGACGCCAACGCAATTGAAGATCCTATGGAAAATGATGTTGCGGAAGATGTTTATGAACTTGATCGTTGTATCGAATGCGGATGTTGTGTCGCTGCTTGCGGTACCGCCCGTCTGCGTGATGACTTTATGGGGGCGGCGGCTCTCAATCGTTTAGGTCGTTTTGTTGTTGATCCCCGCGATAAGCGTACGGATAAACAATACTTTGATGTAATCGGTTCCGACGAAGGGATTTTCGGATGTATGGGGCTGCTTGCCTGTGAAGATGTCTGCCCGAAAAATCTGCCACTTATGAATCAGCTTAGCTATCTCCGTCGTAAGATGGGGATTGTAGCAATTAAGCAGATGTTTAAAAAATAG
- a CDS encoding DUF3795 domain-containing protein, translating into MKSKKNTACCGIYCPDCIHYKNKYSVYALLLKEHLIEINFDKYAKIKSPFGEQFQKYDEFEEVLNALAGTECNWACRVGGGCSGVPCKIMECCFSNEYEGCWDCPEVEGCDKFDFLAPRCGQMPKNNIRKIQKFGLQHWIEHRDNFYIWQK; encoded by the coding sequence ATGAAATCCAAAAAAAATACTGCTTGCTGCGGGATATACTGTCCTGATTGTATTCATTACAAAAACAAATACAGCGTATATGCCCTTCTGCTGAAAGAGCACCTTATAGAGATTAACTTCGATAAATACGCAAAAATAAAAAGCCCCTTCGGTGAACAATTCCAAAAATATGATGAATTTGAAGAGGTTTTAAATGCGCTTGCCGGCACAGAATGCAATTGGGCTTGTCGAGTAGGCGGCGGATGTTCCGGCGTTCCGTGTAAAATAATGGAATGCTGTTTTTCTAATGAATACGAAGGATGCTGGGATTGTCCTGAAGTGGAAGGATGTGATAAATTTGATTTTCTGGCACCCCGATGCGGTCAGATGCCAAAGAACAATATCAGGAAAATACAAAAATTCGGTTTACAGCACTGGATAGAACATAGAGATAATTTTTACATCTGGCAAAAATAG
- a CDS encoding YigZ family protein — protein sequence MENKAYPVPKEAQRTESIIKKSKFICDICRVQSKDEAKAFIAAVKKEFPDARHHCSAFIAGPSQTGDMGMSDDGEPQGTAGKPMLQVLQGSGIGDIAAVVTRYFGGILLGTGGLVRAYSGAVQQGLESLEIVMKVPMRIVTLEISYAQEGMLRRMLEGFTAKIEEQTFGTDITFTLIMPSNRVEEFTKTIIEETNGTAELLIEDEDIWI from the coding sequence ATGGAAAATAAAGCTTACCCCGTCCCTAAAGAGGCACAAAGAACTGAAAGTATAATTAAGAAGAGTAAATTTATTTGCGATATCTGCCGCGTACAAAGTAAAGATGAAGCAAAAGCGTTCATTGCTGCCGTAAAAAAAGAATTCCCGGATGCCAGACATCACTGCTCCGCTTTTATCGCCGGCCCCTCGCAGACCGGAGACATGGGAATGAGCGATGACGGAGAGCCGCAGGGAACAGCCGGAAAACCGATGCTGCAAGTCCTGCAAGGCAGCGGAATCGGAGATATTGCCGCGGTTGTTACAAGGTACTTCGGAGGAATCCTGCTGGGCACAGGAGGGTTGGTCAGGGCTTATTCAGGAGCAGTACAACAAGGACTTGAATCACTCGAAATTGTAATGAAAGTCCCCATGCGGATTGTAACACTTGAAATAAGTTACGCGCAGGAAGGAATGCTGCGCCGCATGCTTGAAGGCTTTACAGCAAAAATAGAGGAACAAACCTTCGGAACGGACATTACTTTTACTTTAATTATGCCATCAAACCGGGTGGAAGAATTTACAAAGACTATCATTGAAGAAACAAACGGAACTGCTGAGCTTTTAATCGAAGATGAAGATATTTGGATTTAA
- a CDS encoding DVU0772 family protein, translating into MGSLREYRNWDIDWDMTPEDAVMLYLEWGNHPWDSKFPPVTSKNDYTNYFTVYMWDEKPRVLFVRRNSEEARELLSIDLPKGIAERFRKSVGGLKGNYPVNEEVREWIENQMDN; encoded by the coding sequence ATGGGAAGCCTAAGAGAATACAGAAATTGGGACATTGATTGGGACATGACTCCGGAAGATGCCGTGATGTTATATTTGGAGTGGGGTAACCACCCATGGGATAGCAAGTTCCCTCCGGTAACTTCAAAGAACGATTACACAAATTATTTCACCGTTTATATGTGGGATGAAAAGCCGAGAGTACTTTTTGTCCGCAGAAATTCGGAAGAAGCCCGCGAGTTGCTTAGTATTGATCTGCCTAAGGGTATAGCAGAAAGATTCAGAAAGTCAGTGGGCGGATTAAAGGGAAATTATCCCGTAAATGAAGAAGTCAGAGAATGGATTGAAAATCAAATGGATAATTAG
- a CDS encoding PLP-dependent aminotransferase family protein — protein sequence MPVKFADRMSTVHRSFIREILKVTEDTSIISFAGGLPNPELFPVADLEAAAVGVFQDSGPQSLQYSTTEGYLPLREYIAARYKEKKGIDVSPDEILITSGSQQCLDLLGKVLLNAGDKVIIERPGYLGAIQSFSMFQADFITVDLEADGPNLAELEAALNQDKVKMFYAVTNFQNPSGLTYSAEKRAGVAKLMKGRDTLFIEDDPYGELRFRGESHPPVVRGYLDEGGILLGSFSKVAAPGFRLGWMVCGGEMRDKLIIAKQASDLHTSTFAQRVMHRYLTDNVLDDHIEKIKERYGKQRDVMVESIKKYFPAEVKITEPEGGMFLWATLPESLSAMDFFDEAIKNKVAFVPGRPFYVDDSGENTLRLNFSNSDEERIVEGIKRLGAGLKDFIARA from the coding sequence ATGCCTGTTAAGTTTGCCGATCGGATGTCTACTGTCCACAGATCTTTCATTCGTGAAATACTCAAAGTCACTGAAGATACATCTATTATTTCTTTTGCTGGCGGTTTACCTAACCCGGAATTATTTCCTGTTGCTGATCTTGAAGCTGCCGCAGTTGGTGTTTTTCAAGATTCAGGACCACAGTCTTTACAGTACTCAACGACTGAAGGTTACCTTCCACTGCGTGAGTATATTGCTGCTCGCTATAAGGAAAAGAAGGGAATTGATGTCAGTCCTGATGAAATTCTCATTACTTCCGGTTCACAGCAGTGTCTAGATCTGCTTGGTAAAGTTCTTCTTAATGCCGGAGACAAGGTCATTATTGAGCGTCCCGGTTATCTTGGAGCAATTCAGTCTTTTTCAATGTTTCAGGCAGATTTTATTACTGTTGATCTTGAAGCGGACGGACCTAATCTTGCGGAGCTGGAAGCAGCTTTAAATCAAGATAAGGTCAAAATGTTTTATGCTGTAACAAATTTTCAGAATCCTTCGGGATTGACCTATAGCGCCGAGAAAAGAGCAGGCGTCGCTAAGCTTATGAAAGGACGCGATACTCTGTTTATTGAAGATGATCCATACGGTGAACTCCGGTTCAGGGGAGAATCTCATCCTCCTGTTGTCAGAGGATACCTTGACGAAGGTGGAATTTTACTCGGATCTTTCTCTAAAGTTGCGGCCCCTGGATTCAGGCTCGGCTGGATGGTTTGCGGCGGCGAAATGCGCGACAAACTGATTATTGCCAAGCAGGCTTCGGACTTGCACACCAGCACTTTTGCTCAGCGTGTAATGCATCGCTATCTTACTGATAATGTTCTGGATGATCATATAGAAAAGATCAAAGAACGTTATGGTAAACAGAGAGATGTTATGGTTGAAAGTATCAAAAAATACTTTCCGGCCGAGGTCAAAATAACCGAACCTGAGGGCGGAATGTTTTTGTGGGCGACTCTTCCGGAATCTCTGTCTGCTATGGACTTTTTTGATGAAGCTATAAAAAATAAAGTTGCTTTTGTTCCCGGTCGTCCTTTTTATGTTGATGACAGCGGTGAAAATACTCTTCGTCTTAATTTTTCAAATTCCGATGAAGAACGCATCGTTGAAGGGATTAAGCGTTTAGGCGCAGGTTTAAAGGATTTCATTGCCAGAGCGTAA
- a CDS encoding FAD-dependent oxidoreductase has protein sequence MSEHVVVIGAVALGPKAACRFKRLRQDAKVTLIDRDDVFSYGGCGIPYFVSGDVSEASALRATAFHMVRDEPFFKDIKGVEVLSSTEATKIDRDKKQVHITNLKTGDKSVLDYDQLVIGTGATPRKLNLPGENLENVYYVGNMHDAEKIKQGITQGKFSKAVVVGAGFIGLEMADAFSDMWGIETTVVEIFDQILPRMVSPVLAKMGQNHMQEQGVEFKLGQTVTRIEGDGKVERVVTPDGTIEADIVIISAGVLPNDKLARECGLDCSERGGILVDETMRTSDPDIFSGGDCVIIKNAVDDSPFYLPMGSMANRQGRVIGSNLAGRNEAFPAAAGSFVVKLFEKSIAGTGLSLASAKQAGFDAVSVMLIMADRAHFYPVRDMMILEMTVDKSTRRVLGLQGYASSGDAMVGRINAVAGMMKFKPTIEDVSNLEVAYSPPFSSAMDVLNAIANMADNALAGMNYGHGPDVFAKYWADRECGDYCFLDVREHADAEPFLEKYPEYWHNIPQGEIPARFKELPKDKKIVLVCNTGGRSYEAQVMLHGLGFDEVLNTQGGMAVIKAWGVDI, from the coding sequence ATGTCAGAACATGTAGTTGTCATAGGTGCTGTAGCACTTGGACCTAAAGCGGCTTGTCGTTTTAAACGACTCAGACAGGATGCCAAAGTAACACTCATCGACAGAGATGATGTTTTTTCTTACGGCGGTTGTGGAATTCCTTACTTTGTTTCAGGTGATGTTTCGGAAGCAAGTGCTCTTCGTGCCACTGCCTTTCATATGGTGAGGGATGAACCCTTTTTCAAAGATATCAAAGGTGTTGAGGTCCTTTCCAGTACGGAAGCCACTAAAATAGATCGCGATAAAAAGCAGGTTCATATCACGAACTTGAAAACGGGCGATAAGAGTGTGCTTGATTACGATCAATTGGTAATCGGTACCGGAGCTACTCCCCGTAAATTAAATCTTCCCGGTGAAAATCTGGAAAATGTATATTACGTCGGTAATATGCACGATGCCGAAAAGATTAAACAAGGCATCACTCAGGGCAAGTTCAGTAAAGCCGTTGTTGTCGGTGCTGGATTTATCGGCCTTGAGATGGCGGATGCTTTTTCTGATATGTGGGGAATTGAAACAACTGTTGTTGAAATTTTCGATCAAATTCTACCCCGCATGGTCAGCCCTGTGCTTGCTAAGATGGGTCAGAATCATATGCAGGAGCAGGGCGTTGAATTTAAACTCGGACAGACTGTTACCCGTATTGAGGGCGACGGCAAAGTTGAGCGGGTTGTAACTCCTGACGGAACTATAGAAGCTGATATCGTAATTATTTCAGCCGGCGTTCTTCCTAATGACAAGCTTGCACGCGAGTGTGGACTTGATTGCAGCGAGCGTGGTGGAATTCTTGTTGATGAAACTATGCGTACTTCCGATCCTGATATTTTTTCAGGTGGTGACTGTGTAATAATTAAAAATGCTGTCGATGATTCTCCTTTTTATCTGCCCATGGGGTCCATGGCCAACAGACAGGGGCGTGTTATCGGTAGTAATCTTGCGGGACGCAATGAAGCTTTTCCTGCCGCTGCCGGATCGTTTGTTGTTAAGCTTTTCGAAAAATCTATCGCGGGTACCGGTTTAAGTCTCGCTTCTGCTAAACAGGCCGGCTTTGATGCTGTCAGTGTAATGCTGATCATGGCTGACAGAGCACATTTTTATCCTGTTAGGGATATGATGATTCTGGAAATGACCGTTGATAAATCCACTCGCCGGGTTCTTGGATTGCAGGGTTATGCCTCCAGCGGAGATGCAATGGTCGGACGTATCAATGCTGTTGCCGGTATGATGAAATTCAAGCCTACCATCGAAGATGTAAGCAATCTTGAAGTAGCTTATTCACCGCCTTTCTCATCAGCAATGGATGTGCTTAACGCCATCGCAAATATGGCGGATAACGCTCTTGCCGGCATGAATTACGGACATGGTCCTGATGTTTTCGCTAAATACTGGGCTGACCGTGAATGCGGTGATTACTGTTTCCTTGATGTTCGCGAACACGCAGATGCTGAACCGTTTCTCGAGAAGTATCCCGAGTATTGGCACAATATCCCTCAGGGTGAAATTCCTGCCCGCTTCAAAGAACTTCCAAAAGATAAGAAGATTGTTCTCGTCTGTAATACGGGTGGTCGCTCATACGAAGCTCAAGTTATGCTTCATGGACTGGGTTTTGATGAAGTGCTGAATACTCAGGGCGGCATGGCTGTAATTAAAGCTTGGGGTGTCGATATCTAG
- a CDS encoding response regulator, with product MRFLIIDDDETVHMYLTQLLSPYARCEAVFNGTEALDIFKKAVEDSDPFDTVFMDILMPEMDGHVATKKLRDFELQRGIEGPDEFKLVMITCLNDTKNVSQAFFKGYASCYIVKPFSKVRVLNELRENNIL from the coding sequence ATGAGGTTTCTTATTATTGATGACGATGAAACCGTCCATATGTATCTGACGCAACTTTTGTCACCGTATGCTCGTTGTGAAGCTGTGTTTAACGGAACAGAAGCTCTGGATATATTTAAGAAAGCTGTTGAGGATAGTGATCCGTTTGATACGGTTTTTATGGATATCCTGATGCCGGAAATGGATGGACACGTTGCGACAAAAAAACTTCGCGATTTTGAGCTCCAGCGGGGGATTGAAGGGCCTGATGAGTTCAAACTTGTTATGATTACTTGTCTTAACGATACTAAAAATGTGAGTCAGGCCTTTTTTAAAGGTTACGCCAGTTGTTATATAGTGAAGCCTTTCAGCAAGGTTAGAGTTTTAAATGAACTTCGCGAAAATAATATTTTATAA
- a CDS encoding DUF3568 family protein has translation MIAKKITTFFLCTLMALSLSGCGAVLLGGAAAGGTYAYVAGQAKRQYNANLSSTYQATLKACQGLGLKIESNEKRISDASIKAIDVDTTIYIDMKSISSRVTEVSVRYGMLGDEQASSRILSRIKSNL, from the coding sequence ATGATTGCAAAGAAGATCACCACATTTTTTCTGTGTACCTTGATGGCCTTGTCTCTTTCAGGTTGCGGCGCTGTTTTACTCGGCGGAGCAGCAGCAGGTGGAACTTACGCCTATGTAGCAGGTCAGGCAAAACGCCAATATAATGCCAATTTAAGCTCTACTTATCAGGCTACATTGAAAGCTTGTCAGGGACTTGGTTTAAAAATTGAGAGTAATGAGAAGAGGATAAGTGACGCATCGATTAAGGCTATTGATGTTGACACTACAATATACATTGACATGAAGAGCATTTCTTCCAGAGTTACTGAAGTTTCAGTCAGGTATGGTATGTTAGGTGATGAGCAGGCTTCATCAAGAATTCTTTCAAGGATTAAGAGTAATTTGTAG
- a CDS encoding hybrid sensor histidine kinase/response regulator, producing MRYLVTAFALFIMIFSATLSMAESEKRNVLFLNSYQNGYAWSDDILDGVREVLNDSNLNIDLHIEYMDTKRFKGEEFMEILHSYYAFKYKGYNLSAIIVSDNAALNFMLKYQDSFFSDVPVLFCGINDFKPDLIKGKNNYGGVLENPDIEANVNLALTFNHDIKKVTVVGDNSVTSRAIVHQIETAAPLFAGRLTFEYWNDLTLAELLKRSRGMDRNEILLFTPFYKGAHGELYTAEEVLQIISDNSPVMVFSVWEFLLGHGIVGGKLLSGQDQGRQAAKMAVEVLQTGQMPGQKVVLGTNEYYMFDYNILKKFNIDQTLLPEDSIIINGPDYFYKLNKQVFWTIIVSLFVLSIILIFLVISILQRRRVEKRIKAQLSFQEILMDTIPLQICWKDKSQRYLGANSSFTDFFEMGSPSAIIGLDDSVLKPDKEFAEEAAKWDKQVIETGKQRLRISWAMTREGGDAVWLDINKVPLYNEKGDVVGTLSTAQDVTRRVNLEKQLLQSQKMEAIGTLAGGIAHDFNNILTSIINSVELAMNDVKEGTITWKDLDRAVKAAQRGSRVVKQILTFSRPSQEGFKPTDISDVVRETVDFIKASLPRNIRVTANVSEDVPLIMADPTQIHQVIMNLCTNSFQSIRDSGGHIEVSLRTVDVDDEQGQFMRVKSGKYLKLAISDNGPGIPVEILDKIFDPFFTTKGKAEGTGLGLAVVHGLIKGHGGGTSVHSSPNVKTSFEIYLPVTSQIRNLDNKSYGPLHLGQESILFVEDDEDQLETTPRILESLGYTVKALSSPAEAFKLISADPHQFDLIITDYDMPEANGLDLAKDIQNVAPAIPVLIVSGRRNFLNFASEVKNVRKVLMKPYSKNIIADAIREVLLSTEKNDG from the coding sequence GTGAGATATTTAGTCACTGCATTTGCACTATTTATAATGATTTTTTCAGCGACGTTATCCATGGCTGAAAGTGAGAAAAGAAATGTTCTTTTTCTCAATTCTTATCAGAATGGCTACGCATGGTCAGATGATATTCTGGATGGTGTCAGAGAAGTTTTAAATGATAGCAATCTGAATATTGATCTGCATATTGAATATATGGATACAAAGCGGTTTAAGGGTGAAGAATTTATGGAAATTCTGCATTCTTATTATGCTTTCAAATATAAAGGTTACAATTTGTCGGCGATTATTGTTTCGGATAATGCGGCGCTGAATTTCATGCTTAAATATCAGGATAGTTTCTTTTCTGATGTTCCGGTTCTTTTTTGCGGTATTAATGATTTTAAACCTGATCTTATCAAAGGAAAGAATAACTATGGCGGAGTTCTCGAAAATCCGGATATTGAAGCCAATGTAAATCTTGCTCTTACGTTTAATCATGACATTAAAAAAGTTACAGTTGTCGGAGATAATTCCGTAACATCTCGAGCAATAGTTCATCAGATAGAAACAGCTGCACCGCTGTTCGCCGGCCGGTTAACCTTTGAATATTGGAATGATCTCACCTTGGCTGAACTGCTCAAGAGGTCTCGTGGCATGGATCGCAATGAGATTCTTCTTTTTACTCCTTTTTATAAAGGAGCTCACGGTGAATTATATACAGCGGAAGAAGTCCTTCAGATTATATCAGATAACTCTCCGGTTATGGTTTTCAGCGTATGGGAATTTCTTCTTGGACATGGCATAGTCGGGGGGAAACTTCTTTCGGGGCAGGATCAAGGACGGCAGGCCGCTAAAATGGCTGTCGAGGTCTTGCAGACAGGTCAGATGCCCGGACAGAAAGTAGTCTTGGGTACGAATGAATATTATATGTTCGATTATAATATCCTGAAAAAGTTCAATATAGATCAAACACTTTTGCCCGAAGACAGCATTATTATTAATGGGCCTGACTATTTTTATAAGCTGAACAAACAGGTTTTCTGGACAATTATAGTTTCCTTGTTTGTGCTCAGTATTATTTTAATTTTTCTGGTTATTTCTATTTTACAGCGCAGAAGGGTTGAAAAAAGAATTAAGGCACAGTTGTCTTTTCAGGAAATTCTTATGGATACCATACCCCTACAAATTTGCTGGAAAGATAAAAGTCAGCGGTATCTCGGGGCAAACAGCTCTTTTACTGATTTCTTTGAAATGGGTTCTCCCTCGGCAATCATCGGTTTGGATGATTCCGTACTCAAGCCTGACAAGGAGTTTGCAGAGGAAGCCGCTAAATGGGATAAGCAGGTTATTGAAACAGGGAAACAGCGTTTACGCATCAGTTGGGCAATGACGCGTGAAGGTGGTGATGCTGTCTGGTTGGATATTAATAAGGTTCCACTTTATAATGAAAAAGGGGATGTTGTAGGAACTCTTTCAACGGCCCAGGATGTTACGCGTAGAGTTAATCTTGAAAAGCAACTTCTTCAATCGCAAAAGATGGAAGCAATCGGGACTCTTGCCGGTGGTATTGCTCATGATTTCAATAACATCCTTACTTCCATCATAAATTCGGTTGAACTCGCGATGAATGACGTGAAAGAAGGAACCATCACTTGGAAAGATTTAGATCGAGCTGTAAAAGCCGCTCAGCGCGGAAGCCGTGTTGTTAAGCAGATTTTGACGTTCAGCCGTCCTTCACAGGAAGGTTTTAAACCTACAGATATTAGTGATGTTGTTCGCGAAACTGTCGATTTTATTAAAGCTTCCCTGCCAAGAAATATTCGGGTTACGGCGAATGTTTCTGAAGATGTCCCGTTAATCATGGCTGATCCTACACAGATTCATCAGGTAATAATGAATCTGTGTACCAATTCTTTTCAGTCTATCAGGGATAGTGGGGGGCATATTGAGGTTTCTCTTAGAACTGTAGATGTTGATGATGAGCAGGGACAGTTTATGCGAGTTAAATCAGGGAAATATCTTAAACTCGCAATTTCAGATAATGGTCCGGGCATTCCTGTGGAAATATTGGATAAGATTTTTGATCCATTTTTTACGACCAAAGGTAAAGCTGAGGGAACCGGGCTTGGACTCGCAGTTGTCCACGGGTTAATAAAGGGACATGGTGGCGGTACAAGTGTACATAGTTCTCCGAATGTTAAAACAAGTTTCGAAATATATCTGCCTGTTACAAGTCAAATTAGAAATTTGGATAATAAAAGTTATGGGCCTTTGCACCTTGGGCAGGAAAGTATACTTTTTGTTGAAGATGATGAAGATCAGCTCGAAACAACACCTAGGATATTGGAAAGTCTCGGATATACCGTTAAAGCTCTATCATCACCTGCTGAGGCGTTCAAATTAATCAGTGCAGACCCTCATCAATTCGATTTGATCATAACTGATTATGATATGCCGGAAGCTAACGGTTTGGACCTTGCCAAAGATATTCAGAATGTTGCACCGGCTATTCCGGTGCTTATCGTCTCAGGGAGAAGGAATTTCTTAAACTTCGCGTCTGAAGTAAAAAATGTCAGGAAAGTCCTAATGAAACCATACAGTAAGAACATAATTGCGGATGCTATTAGAGAAGTTCTATTGTCCACGGAGAAAAATGATGGGTAG